Genomic DNA from Synergistaceae bacterium:
ACTCGCTCCGCTTGGGTTGGCCCTTGGGCGAGACCTGGCGTGTGTGGGGACTGTTTTTTATCTTCGAGCTGACGACGACGTTTTTCGTTATTGCCGTGTTGCCCATGATCGAGGGATATATCGGAGCGCTTTCCATCCTCAGAACCAGAGAATTGAGTCACCCTTCGAGTCCTCTGCTGCGTAAACTGCAAAACGAAGCGCCTGGAACCTACCACCATAGCCTGATGATCGGCGCTCTGGCGGAAGCCGCCGCGAACGAGTTGGGCATGGACGCGAACTTGATGAAGGTGGGCGCGTACTACCATGACGTCGGAAAACTTTATCGTCCTCACTTTTTCGTCGAGAACCAGATGGGGGGCGAAAACATCCACGACACCCTGTCACCTACTTTGTCCGCCGTGGCCATCATCGCTCATGTTCGAGAGGGAATCAAGCTGGCGAAGGAGTTCGGTCTGCCTAAGCAGGTGAAAAACTTTATCGTGGAGCATCATGGAACGACTTCTCTGGGATATTTTTACAAAAAGGCCATGACCTTGGGGGAAAACGTAGACTTCGAGCAATTTTGTTATCCTGGCCCCAAACCTCAGTCCAGAGAGACGGCCCTTTTGATGATGCTCGATTCTCTGGAAGCCGCCATGAGGGTGGAAATCAAAAACGTCACCAGCGCGAAAGATATTCAAGAGGTTATCGAGCGGGTGGTGGCGAGTAAAATCGCGGCGAAACAATTGGATGACGTGGACTTCACTTTTAAGGAAATACAGCGCATCGAGGGAGCGATCCTGAAGGCGTTTCAGTCCATGTACCACACGAGAACAGTAAAAGAAATAAAACTTCCAGACGCGGGAGGGGTATAGGTTTTGAAGTTACAACTGAACATCGACGCTTCGGAGGAAGGCGACCCACAAAGTCCCATAAACGTTCAAACTCAGGGGGGGGGACAAAGTCTCGTTCCTCTCGACGTGGTCGCGAGTCTGGAGCGCATTTTTGCCGAGGAATTGGCGTCGTTTTACCCAGATGCCGCCCATTACGCTCAGGTGGAAATCTCCGTTTCGTTTTTGAATGAAGGAGAGATGCGGGAAATCAACCAAAAACACAGGGGTGTGGACGAGATCACGGACGTGCTGTCGTTTCCTCTTTGGGAAAACGGAGGTCAGTTTGTCCCAGAGCCTATGACCGGCTTCCTTCCCTTGGGAGATATTTTGATTTGCCCGGAAGGAGTGAAGCGTTTTCACGACACGCTTCCCTATTCCGAGGCTTTATGTCTTCTATTGGCTCATGGTTTTTTGCACCTATTGGCCTGGGACCACGACACCCCAGAAAAAGAGCACGCTATGTGGGAACGCCAGGAGCTTCTCAAGTCTAGGCTATTGCCGGCTTTCGAGGAGGGGCTTTGATGGCA
This window encodes:
- a CDS encoding HDIG domain-containing protein; this encodes SLRLGWPLGETWRVWGLFFIFELTTTFFVIAVLPMIEGYIGALSILRTRELSHPSSPLLRKLQNEAPGTYHHSLMIGALAEAAANELGMDANLMKVGAYYHDVGKLYRPHFFVENQMGGENIHDTLSPTLSAVAIIAHVREGIKLAKEFGLPKQVKNFIVEHHGTTSLGYFYKKAMTLGENVDFEQFCYPGPKPQSRETALLMMLDSLEAAMRVEIKNVTSAKDIQEVIERVVASKIAAKQLDDVDFTFKEIQRIEGAILKAFQSMYHTRTVKEIKLPDAGGV
- the ybeY gene encoding rRNA maturation RNase YbeY, whose protein sequence is MKLQLNIDASEEGDPQSPINVQTQGGGQSLVPLDVVASLERIFAEELASFYPDAAHYAQVEISVSFLNEGEMREINQKHRGVDEITDVLSFPLWENGGQFVPEPMTGFLPLGDILICPEGVKRFHDTLPYSEALCLLLAHGFLHLLAWDHDTPEKEHAMWERQELLKSRLLPAFEEGL